In the Streptomyces sp. 3214.6 genome, CTCCGCCAACGGACAGCTCACCAGTCTCAGCACCCAGGCGGCCCGCCAGCTCGCCACCACCCACAAGTCAGAGCCCCAGATGCAGGCGATCAGCTCGCGCTGGCTGCTGCGCAGGCTGCCGTGGGTGGACGTCAAGGGCGGAACGTACCGTGTCAACCGACGCCTGCAGCTCAAGGTCGGCCGGGGGCGGGTGCAGTTCGAGCAGAACGGCGGGGACGACGTCCGGGTGATTCCGGAAACCCTGACCGAGCTGCCCGTGCTGCGCGGCTACTCCGACAACGGGACGCTGAGGGAACTGTCGTCGCGCTTCCAGCCCCGGGAGGTCCGGGCCGGCCAGGTGATCTTCGAGGCCGGTCAGCCCGTGACCGAGGCGTATCTCGTCGTGCACGGCCGGTTCACCCGCTTCACCTCCGGCAAGTACGGCGAGGAGGAGATCGTCGGGGTGGTGTCCGGCGGCGACCAGCTCGGTGACGAGGCCGTCGGCCAGGACGACCCGCTGTGGCTGACCTCGGTGCGCGCGGACACCTCGGGTGTGCTCCTCGCACTGCCCTGGCACGTGCTGCGGGAGTTCGTGGACCGGGTGCCGTCGCTCGCGGCGCATCTGTCGGCGTACGCCGAGCTGCAGCGGCGGCCCATGAACCGTAAGGGCGAGGCCGAGCTGCCGATCCAGGCCGGCCATGTGGGCGAGCCGACGCTGGGGGCGGGCTTCGTCGACTACGAACTCTCGCCGCGCGAGTACGAGTTGTCGCTGACCCAGACCGTGTTGAAGGTGCACACCAGGGTCGCCGACCTCTACAACCACCCGATGGACCAGACCCAGCAGCAGCTCCGGCTCACCGTCGAGGAGATCCGGGAACGCCAGGAGTGGGAGCTGGTGAACAACCGGCAGTTCGGGCTGCTGCACAACATCGACTACGGGCAGCGGGTGAGCTCCTTCACCGGGCCGCCCACCCCGGACGACATGGACGAGCTGCTGTCGATGCGGCGCAAGACCAAGCTTTTCCTCGCCCACCCGAAGGCGATCGCGGCGTTCTTCCGGCAGTGCAACCGGCGGGGTCTGGTGCCCGGCACGGCCACCGTCGAGGGACACGAGATCCCGGCCTGGCGCGGGGTGCCCATCTTCCCCTGCAACAAGATCCCGATCTCCGAGCAGCACACCAGCAGCATCATCGCGCTGCGCACCGGCGAGGCCGACCAGGGTGTCGTGGGCCTGTACCAAACGGGCATCCCGGAGGAGTTCCAGCCCGGCCTGAACGCACGGTTCATGGGGATCGACGGCAACTCGATCATCCGCTACCTGGTCACCGCCTACTACTCGATGGCGCTGCTCGTCCCCGACGCGGCCGGGGTCCTGGAGAACGTCCAGATCGGCCGGACGGCCGAATGAGCACGGGCTACACACTGCCCGGGCCGCCGAGCCTCGCCGCAGGCATCCGGGCCCGTCGCCAGGGCACCATTCCCGGGCTGCGATACCGGGAGGTCGCCCCCGCCGACCCGGTGAAGACGGCGGAGGTCGACCGTCGGCTGGAGGAGTGGGCGCGGGGTCTCGATCTGTTC is a window encoding:
- a CDS encoding family 2B encapsulin nanocompartment shell protein, which gives rise to MSTPDSATGSTLDEPDSEPSANGQLTSLSTQAARQLATTHKSEPQMQAISSRWLLRRLPWVDVKGGTYRVNRRLQLKVGRGRVQFEQNGGDDVRVIPETLTELPVLRGYSDNGTLRELSSRFQPREVRAGQVIFEAGQPVTEAYLVVHGRFTRFTSGKYGEEEIVGVVSGGDQLGDEAVGQDDPLWLTSVRADTSGVLLALPWHVLREFVDRVPSLAAHLSAYAELQRRPMNRKGEAELPIQAGHVGEPTLGAGFVDYELSPREYELSLTQTVLKVHTRVADLYNHPMDQTQQQLRLTVEEIRERQEWELVNNRQFGLLHNIDYGQRVSSFTGPPTPDDMDELLSMRRKTKLFLAHPKAIAAFFRQCNRRGLVPGTATVEGHEIPAWRGVPIFPCNKIPISEQHTSSIIALRTGEADQGVVGLYQTGIPEEFQPGLNARFMGIDGNSIIRYLVTAYYSMALLVPDAAGVLENVQIGRTAE